The following proteins are encoded in a genomic region of Oligoflexus sp.:
- a CDS encoding exodeoxyribonuclease III — MTKLISWNVNGLRAMLKKGFVEFFESEMPDILCLQEVKATLDQIDVDFPGYEIFWNAAEKKGYSGTAIFTRFRPLDVKYGLGLDHHDKEGRVITLEYEKVFVVTVYTPNSQDDLRRLSYRTAEWDRDFLAYVKELEKKKPVIFCGDLNVAHKEIDLANPKTNTKNAGFTPEERLGFDNIVAAGFVDTFRHFNQEPKNYTWWSYRTNARARNVGWRIDYFCVSRVLSEHLVSASILGDVMGSDHCPVSIVVKDLFE, encoded by the coding sequence GTGACCAAGCTGATCTCGTGGAACGTGAATGGCCTGCGGGCCATGCTTAAAAAAGGCTTTGTCGAGTTTTTCGAAAGCGAAATGCCCGACATCCTTTGCCTGCAGGAAGTCAAAGCCACACTCGATCAAATCGATGTGGATTTTCCTGGTTATGAAATTTTCTGGAATGCCGCCGAGAAAAAAGGCTATTCCGGAACGGCGATCTTCACCCGCTTCCGGCCTTTGGATGTGAAGTACGGGCTTGGCCTGGATCATCACGACAAGGAAGGGCGGGTGATCACGCTCGAATACGAAAAGGTCTTCGTGGTGACCGTCTACACCCCGAATTCCCAAGATGATCTGCGTCGCCTGTCCTATCGCACGGCCGAGTGGGATCGCGATTTTCTAGCCTATGTGAAAGAGCTGGAGAAGAAGAAGCCGGTGATATTCTGTGGCGACCTGAACGTCGCGCACAAGGAAATCGACCTCGCGAATCCCAAGACCAACACCAAGAACGCGGGTTTCACGCCCGAGGAACGCCTGGGTTTTGATAATATCGTGGCCGCTGGCTTCGTGGATACCTTCCGGCACTTCAATCAGGAACCGAAGAATTACACCTGGTGGAGCTATCGAACCAATGCCAGGGCACGGAATGTGGGCTGGAGAATCGACTACTTCTGCGTCTCGCGCGTTCTGAGCGAGCACCTTGTCTCCGCTTCCATCCTTGGCGACGTCATGGGTTCGGATCACTGTCCGGTCAGCATCGTCGTCAAAGATCTTTTTGAATGA